From the genome of Trichocoleus sp. FACHB-46, one region includes:
- a CDS encoding class I SAM-dependent methyltransferase: MAVRKDTIFERFLSPVLQLFIDRDGLEQFYRSIDWETESDRFRNPTLVYPVYYSTQNFHGVEKGYLNPRAAVSYDPITQYVLLPNETLIRQAAIATVQGKPRRILDLGCGTGSTTLLLKQAFPEAEVIGLDFSPYMLVMADYKAQQAGLNIKFIHANAEQTGLLDGSFDLVTASLLFHETPPTVSRAILQEAARLLKPGGEVLILDGSQNTLRQTEWLTQIFEEPYMQAYATGSVDAWMGAAGFGAVQTQELWWIHQITWGIKPLPGHDPESARPHPNSVRIDDSAVPDTGFPAPAFE, encoded by the coding sequence ATGGCAGTTCGGAAGGATACAATTTTTGAGCGATTTTTGTCGCCTGTTCTACAGTTGTTTATTGATCGTGACGGCTTAGAGCAGTTTTATCGCAGCATCGATTGGGAAACAGAAAGCGATCGCTTCCGCAACCCCACCCTGGTTTATCCTGTTTACTACAGCACTCAAAATTTTCATGGGGTTGAAAAAGGCTATTTAAATCCCCGAGCGGCGGTCTCTTATGACCCGATCACTCAGTATGTCTTGCTGCCCAACGAAACCTTAATTCGGCAAGCGGCGATCGCCACTGTGCAAGGCAAACCCAGACGCATCTTAGATTTAGGTTGTGGGACAGGCTCAACGACTTTATTGCTCAAACAAGCATTTCCAGAAGCTGAAGTCATTGGCTTGGATTTTTCGCCCTACATGCTAGTCATGGCCGACTATAAAGCGCAGCAGGCTGGGCTAAATATCAAGTTTATTCATGCCAACGCTGAGCAAACAGGCTTGCTAGATGGCTCTTTTGATTTAGTCACCGCTTCTCTGCTGTTTCATGAAACTCCTCCGACTGTTTCACGAGCCATTTTGCAGGAAGCGGCTCGGCTTCTAAAACCTGGTGGAGAAGTTTTGATTCTGGATGGCAGCCAAAACACCCTGCGGCAAACTGAATGGTTGACCCAAATCTTTGAAGAACCCTATATGCAAGCTTATGCCACTGGAAGTGTGGATGCCTGGATGGGGGCAGCGGGGTTTGGCGCGGTACAGACTCAAGAGCTGTGGTGGATACACCAAATCACTTGGGGAATTAAGCCGCTTCCGGGGCACGATCCTGAATCTGCTAGACCCCATCCCAACTCTGTTAGGATTGATGACTCTGCTGTCCCTGACACAGGGTTTCCAGCTCCCGCATTTGAGTAA
- a CDS encoding ATP-binding protein: MPALLPANEAERFESLLQYAILDTEAEESFDELCRLAAYICQTPIALISLSDSNRQWFKAKVGLDATEVPRDVAFCSHAVLQYDMFVVPDTLADERFATNPLVVADPHIRFYAGSPLLTAKGHALGTLCTLDRVPRQLSPEQLTALQSLGNQVMRQLELRRNLGALARITRKRQEAEAALWQSREQLRNLVEQINDWVWEADIKAVFSYVSPKVSAILGYEPNEVIGKTLDQFMLEDEAKRYTTLISYFTAQQTPFTQLETTLVHKNGRLVVCESSASPIFGQQNQLEGYRGVTRDITERKQAEQQIRKALTKEKELSELKSRFINTASHEFRTPLTTILASAEGLEHYSHKWSDEKKLTYLHRIQSTVHHLNGLLNDVLLIGKSTAGKLEYQPTPLDLEKFCYELVEEVQLSSPNHLINFVSDGLCHSACMDEKLVRHILINLLSNAVKYSPTGGQVNFQLSCQDRMAAFQVQDSGIGIPQQDQKCLFESFHRATNVGNIPGTGLGLSIVKRAVETHRGTVSVNSTVGLGTTFTVLLPLNKE, translated from the coding sequence ATGCCTGCCCTCTTACCTGCCAACGAAGCAGAAAGGTTTGAAAGTCTGCTTCAGTACGCCATCCTGGATACTGAGGCTGAGGAATCCTTTGATGAACTCTGCCGCTTGGCTGCCTACATTTGTCAAACTCCCATCGCCTTAATCAGCCTGTCTGACAGTAACCGTCAATGGTTCAAAGCGAAGGTTGGTTTAGATGCTACAGAAGTCCCACGAGACGTTGCCTTTTGTAGCCATGCTGTTTTGCAATACGACATGTTTGTGGTGCCTGATACCCTCGCTGACGAACGCTTCGCCACCAATCCGCTGGTAGTCGCTGATCCTCATATCCGATTTTATGCTGGTTCTCCTCTACTCACTGCCAAGGGGCATGCCTTAGGCACTCTCTGCACTCTCGATCGCGTACCTAGGCAACTCAGCCCAGAGCAGTTGACAGCACTGCAATCGTTGGGCAATCAAGTCATGAGGCAACTGGAATTACGGCGCAATTTGGGGGCTTTAGCTCGAATTACACGCAAACGGCAAGAGGCAGAAGCGGCTCTATGGCAAAGTCGAGAGCAACTCCGAAATTTGGTTGAGCAAATCAATGATTGGGTTTGGGAAGCGGATATTAAGGCTGTTTTTTCTTACGTTAGTCCCAAAGTTTCTGCCATTTTAGGTTACGAACCCAATGAGGTGATTGGCAAAACCCTGGACCAGTTTATGCTTGAGGACGAAGCCAAGCGCTACACAACTTTAATCAGTTACTTCACAGCTCAACAAACGCCCTTTACTCAGCTAGAAACCACTCTAGTCCACAAAAATGGTCGGCTTGTGGTTTGCGAGAGTAGTGCTTCCCCGATCTTTGGTCAGCAAAACCAATTGGAAGGTTACCGGGGCGTGACTCGCGACATTACCGAACGCAAGCAAGCAGAACAACAAATTCGTAAAGCCCTGACGAAAGAAAAAGAACTAAGTGAACTTAAATCCCGCTTTATCAACACAGCCTCGCACGAATTTCGGACCCCACTCACTACCATCTTGGCCTCTGCTGAAGGCTTAGAGCACTACAGCCATAAATGGTCTGATGAAAAAAAGCTGACTTATCTCCACCGCATCCAATCAACGGTGCACCATCTCAATGGGCTTTTAAATGATGTTTTACTGATTGGCAAATCTACCGCAGGCAAGCTGGAGTATCAGCCAACGCCTCTAGATTTAGAAAAATTTTGCTATGAATTGGTGGAGGAAGTTCAGCTCAGTAGTCCTAATCACTTGATCAACTTCGTCAGTGATGGTTTGTGTCATTCAGCCTGTATGGATGAGAAGTTAGTGCGGCATATCTTGATCAACTTGCTATCAAACGCAGTTAAATATTCTCCCACAGGAGGTCAAGTCAATTTTCAGCTTTCTTGTCAAGATAGAATGGCTGCTTTTCAAGTTCAAGACTCAGGAATAGGAATTCCCCAGCAAGACCAAAAATGTTTGTTTGAATCTTTTCACCGAGCCACAAATGTAGGCAATATTCCAGGAACTGGCTTAGGGCTATCCATCGTCAAGCGAGCTGTAGAAACGCACAGGGGCACTGTTTCGGTTAATAGTACGGTTGGGCTAGGTACCACATTTACCGTGCTGCTACCACTTAATAAAGAGTAA
- the glgX gene encoding glycogen debranching protein GlgX: MYLALWPGKVYPLGSYWDGKGTNFALFSENATGVELCLFDRDDKETRIHLTEVSNFVWHGYIPGIGPGQRYGFRVHGPYSPHEGHRFNPNKLLLDPYAKAIDGDIGNGPELFGYSWESPEADLSFSELDSAHLIPKSVVVDESFDWEGDRLLRTPWHETIIYETHVKGFTKLHPDIPEELRGTYAGMAHPAAIEHLQRLGISAVELMPVHHFLSYPGHLADKGLKNYWGYDSVNYFAPHSGYSAGGSTGQQLNEFKEMVKALHRAGIEVILDVVYNHTGEGNHLGPTLSLRGIDNSVYYRLVDDDKRYYMDFTGCGNSLHVGQPQVLKLIMDSLRYWVLEMHVDGFRFDLASALARELYEVNSLAAFFDIIHQDPVLADVKLIAEPWDIGDGGYQVGNFPVLWSEWNGKYRDTVRDFWRGENSILGEFAYRFTGSPDLYFQFNGRRPNASINFITAHDGFPLNDLVSYNEKHNEANGENSQDGESHNRSWNCGAEGETDDPEVLQLREQQRRNFLLTLMLSQGIPMMLAGDELGRTQQGNNNAYCQDSEISWTNWELQEKNENLLDFARELIYFRRQHPVFRRRKWFQGQAIHGTGVSDIVWFNPDGTETSDEQWEIGYAKAIGVFLDGRQIPSPGPQGQRISDDSFILFFNAHYEMIEFALPEAFRQKQWQLTIDTKEPRFIQEEIIFNGEQMIPVNARSSVVLRLLG, from the coding sequence ATGTATCTAGCGCTTTGGCCGGGAAAAGTTTATCCCCTCGGTTCTTATTGGGATGGAAAAGGTACCAACTTTGCCTTGTTCTCAGAAAACGCCACAGGAGTGGAGTTGTGCTTATTCGATCGCGATGACAAGGAAACTCGAATACACCTGACTGAAGTAAGCAACTTCGTTTGGCACGGGTATATCCCTGGCATTGGTCCTGGTCAGCGTTATGGCTTCCGAGTTCACGGTCCTTATTCTCCTCATGAAGGACACCGCTTCAACCCCAACAAGCTGTTGCTCGATCCTTATGCTAAGGCAATCGATGGTGACATCGGTAACGGACCCGAATTATTTGGCTACTCTTGGGAGTCTCCAGAAGCTGACCTCTCCTTCTCTGAGTTAGACAGCGCCCATTTAATCCCCAAATCAGTCGTTGTTGATGAATCTTTTGACTGGGAAGGCGATCGCCTGCTCCGGACTCCCTGGCATGAAACCATTATTTATGAAACACATGTCAAGGGTTTTACGAAACTGCATCCCGATATCCCAGAAGAGTTGCGTGGTACCTATGCTGGCATGGCTCACCCAGCCGCGATCGAGCATTTGCAGCGATTGGGCATTAGTGCAGTTGAGTTGATGCCTGTGCATCATTTTCTGTCGTATCCCGGTCACTTAGCAGATAAGGGCCTCAAGAACTACTGGGGCTACGACTCAGTCAACTACTTCGCTCCCCACTCTGGCTACAGCGCTGGTGGCAGTACAGGCCAGCAACTAAATGAGTTTAAGGAGATGGTGAAAGCGCTGCACCGCGCTGGGATTGAGGTAATCTTGGATGTGGTTTACAACCACACCGGAGAAGGAAATCATCTTGGTCCAACCCTATCCTTGCGTGGCATTGATAACAGCGTCTACTACCGTTTAGTAGATGATGATAAGCGCTACTACATGGACTTCACAGGTTGCGGTAACTCCCTGCATGTAGGTCAACCCCAAGTGCTGAAGCTGATCATGGATAGCTTGCGCTACTGGGTGTTGGAGATGCATGTGGACGGTTTCCGCTTTGATTTAGCATCTGCTTTGGCGAGAGAACTGTATGAAGTGAATAGCCTAGCTGCCTTCTTCGATATTATTCACCAAGATCCAGTCTTAGCTGATGTGAAGCTGATTGCAGAGCCTTGGGATATTGGGGATGGTGGCTATCAAGTGGGCAATTTCCCTGTCCTTTGGTCTGAGTGGAACGGCAAATATCGTGACACGGTGCGGGATTTCTGGCGCGGAGAGAACAGTATTTTAGGAGAGTTTGCCTACCGCTTTACTGGTAGCCCTGATCTCTATTTCCAGTTCAATGGCCGCCGCCCCAACGCCAGCATCAACTTTATTACCGCCCATGATGGTTTTCCCCTCAATGACTTAGTGAGCTACAACGAAAAGCATAACGAAGCCAACGGTGAGAATAGCCAAGATGGTGAGAGCCATAATCGTTCTTGGAACTGTGGCGCGGAGGGAGAAACAGATGATCCTGAAGTGTTGCAGTTGCGGGAACAGCAACGGCGGAATTTCTTATTGACGTTGATGCTCTCCCAAGGCATCCCAATGATGTTGGCAGGAGATGAGCTAGGCCGAACCCAGCAGGGCAATAACAATGCCTATTGCCAAGATAGTGAAATTTCTTGGACCAACTGGGAGTTGCAAGAAAAGAATGAAAATCTCTTGGACTTTGCTCGCGAGTTGATCTACTTCCGACGACAGCATCCAGTCTTCCGGCGACGCAAGTGGTTCCAAGGACAGGCCATTCACGGAACTGGCGTAAGTGATATCGTCTGGTTCAACCCGGATGGTACTGAGACAAGTGATGAGCAATGGGAGATTGGTTACGCTAAGGCGATCGGAGTATTCTTGGATGGTCGCCAGATCCCCAGTCCAGGCCCGCAAGGACAACGAATCAGTGATGACAGTTTCATCCTGTTCTTCAATGCTCACTACGAAATGATTGAGTTTGCCTTGCCTGAGGCATTTAGGCAAAAACAGTGGCAGTTGACAATTGACACCAAGGAACCACGCTTCATTCAAGAGGAAATTATCTTTAATGGAGAGCAGATGATCCCCGTCAATGCGCGCTCCAGTGTCGTTCTCCGCCTCTTGGGATAG
- a CDS encoding response regulator, with amino-acid sequence MKKILVIEDERDVRDVILDILDAEEFDALGAENGLVGVQLAQEKAPDLIICDVMMPELDGLGVLAALRKHPETAAIPFVFLTAKASKDDFRQGMELGADDYLTKPFTRSQLLKTISTRLEKQAVVDERVQQKLEDVRSTITLALPHELITPLNAIAGLSSVLMNECSLMEQAEIVEVAEDIHNSTQTLHRLVQNFLLYAQLELLVKSPERIKALRKGITHSVSMLVSDWVTQKAQEMNRATDLQLELKDAVVQVAQAKLKKIVDELVDNACKFSPSGTPIRILSRCNEHTFILYVIDQGRGMTPEQIENVGAYVQFERKLYEQKGSGLGLAIAKRLAELQGGELGIESIPGKQTTVRVVLPLAQD; translated from the coding sequence ATGAAAAAGATTTTAGTAATTGAAGATGAGCGAGATGTGCGAGATGTCATTCTGGACATCTTGGATGCAGAAGAATTTGATGCACTTGGAGCAGAAAATGGTTTGGTTGGAGTGCAATTGGCCCAAGAAAAAGCACCGGATCTGATCATTTGTGATGTGATGATGCCTGAACTGGATGGATTGGGTGTTTTGGCGGCATTGCGAAAGCACCCTGAAACAGCAGCGATCCCATTTGTGTTTTTGACGGCTAAAGCTAGTAAAGATGATTTTCGCCAAGGGATGGAACTGGGGGCCGATGATTATCTGACCAAGCCGTTCACGCGATCGCAGTTGCTCAAGACGATTTCTACTCGCCTGGAAAAGCAAGCAGTGGTAGATGAGAGAGTGCAGCAAAAACTTGAGGATGTACGCAGCACGATTACTCTGGCTCTACCTCATGAATTAATTACTCCTTTGAATGCGATCGCAGGCTTGTCGAGTGTGCTAATGAACGAGTGCAGCTTGATGGAGCAAGCTGAAATTGTAGAAGTAGCAGAAGACATTCACAACTCCACGCAAACTCTGCATCGGTTGGTGCAAAACTTTCTTTTATATGCTCAGTTGGAGCTATTAGTCAAAAGTCCAGAACGAATCAAGGCTCTCCGTAAAGGTATCACTCATTCTGTCAGTATGCTAGTTAGCGATTGGGTGACGCAAAAGGCCCAAGAGATGAATCGAGCCACTGATTTACAGTTAGAGCTGAAGGACGCAGTAGTTCAGGTTGCACAAGCCAAACTGAAAAAAATAGTAGATGAACTGGTTGACAATGCCTGTAAGTTCTCGCCCTCAGGGACTCCCATACGAATTCTTAGTAGATGCAATGAGCATACATTTATTCTCTACGTAATTGATCAGGGTCGAGGGATGACTCCAGAACAAATTGAGAATGTTGGCGCTTACGTACAATTTGAGCGCAAACTATATGAGCAAAAAGGTTCAGGGCTAGGGCTAGCCATTGCCAAACGCCTAGCAGAATTGCAGGGTGGAGAACTGGGGATCGAGAGTATTCCCGGTAAGCAAACGACTGTGCGAGTCGTTTTACCTTTGGCCCAAGACTAG
- a CDS encoding HAD family phosphatase — protein sequence MVLKAVLFDFNGVIINDEAVHEQLIEQLLIEENLRLGPGEFSRVCLGRSDRACLSELLNSRGRVVTEPYLMDLMVRKARAYQRHLETLEKLPLYPGLADLMFNLRAAQLKLAVVSGALQAEIELVLQKSQLAPYFSAIVAGDEITASKPEPDGYLLAVERLNQQYPELDLQPSECLAIEDTPAGIQAAKRAGMSVVGVANTYPFHMMQRQANWAVDYLSDLELDRVQELYAQPNLSQATSL from the coding sequence ATGGTTTTAAAGGCGGTTCTGTTTGATTTTAATGGTGTCATCATCAACGATGAGGCAGTTCACGAGCAGCTGATTGAGCAACTGCTGATTGAGGAAAATCTACGGCTCGGCCCTGGAGAGTTTAGTCGTGTCTGCTTAGGACGCAGCGATCGCGCTTGTTTAAGTGAGCTGTTAAACAGTCGGGGCCGAGTCGTCACAGAACCGTATCTGATGGACTTAATGGTTCGCAAAGCTCGTGCCTACCAACGCCACCTAGAAACCTTAGAAAAACTGCCGCTTTATCCAGGCTTAGCCGACTTGATGTTTAACCTGCGAGCAGCGCAACTCAAACTTGCGGTTGTCAGTGGAGCCTTACAGGCTGAAATCGAGTTGGTTTTGCAGAAGAGCCAACTGGCTCCATATTTCAGCGCGATCGTCGCGGGTGATGAGATTACGGCAAGCAAACCCGAACCCGACGGTTATCTTTTAGCGGTGGAACGGCTCAATCAACAATATCCGGAGCTGGATCTGCAACCCTCTGAATGTCTCGCGATCGAGGATACTCCCGCAGGAATTCAGGCGGCGAAGCGAGCGGGAATGTCCGTCGTAGGAGTCGCTAATACTTATCCGTTTCATATGATGCAGCGGCAAGCAAACTGGGCTGTAGACTACCTATCTGATTTAGAGCTGGACCGAGTGCAAGAATTGTATGCTCAACCAAACTTGAGTCAAGCCACATCTCTCTAA